Proteins encoded within one genomic window of Camelina sativa cultivar DH55 chromosome 19, Cs, whole genome shotgun sequence:
- the LOC104766173 gene encoding protein tesmin/TSO1-like CXC 3, with the protein MDTPQKSITQIGTPVSKLKSEDSPVFNYISNLSPIKTLKSIPIAQTLSSLNFTSPPSVFTSPHAVSHEESRFRSQINKDVVASVGEEVKEEALIGNEPSQNVKNDFSTPKVSNDVRGGGNGSCEDGGMDLLKMCDNVKKKSDTPDWETLIAATTELIYGSPSESEAFSCLLKRRSNSGARVRGSGVTMSTSEEPVSSTVVANNETESFDANSILHRGVRRRCLDFEVPGNNQQTLGESSSSCVVPSIGLHLNAIAMSSKENNNVPNEYSLSGNVKVGLQSSTSLVLHSQQDAGQAVEEFPKSLALVKMKPASPKKKRRKSEQSGEGESSCKRCNCKKSKCLKLYCECFAAGVYCIEPCSCMDCFNKPIHEDVVLATRKQIESRNPLAFAPKVIRNSDSIIEVGDDTSKTPASARHKRGCNCKKSNCLKKYCECYQGGVGCSINCRCEGCKNAFGRKDGSLFEQDEENEVSAKRVTAKTQQNVELFNPVAPPSTPIPYRQPLSQLAISSNNRLLPPVSHFNHGASGSSSSGIYNIRKPDMSMVSHSRIETITEDIDDDDMHENLLHHSPVTNMKAVVSPNSKRVSLPHLDSSEETPWRRNGGRKLIHSIPTFPSLTPHH; encoded by the exons atggatacACCGCAAAAGAGTATTACCCAGATCGGGACTCCTGTTTCTAAACTCAAATCCGAG GATTCACCagtgtttaattatataagtaatcTCTCTCCAATCAAGACTCTCAAATCAATCCCAATCGCTCAAACTTTAAGCTCTCTCAATTTCACATCTCCACCTTCTGTTTTCACTTCTCCTCATGCTGTTTCTCACGAAGAGTCTCGTTTCAGAAG tCAAATTAACAAAGATGTGGTTGCTTCCGTTggagaagaagtaaaagaagaagctttgatTGGAAACGAACCGTCACAGAACGTTAAGAATGATTTTAGTACTCCCAAAGTGAGTAATGATGTGAGAGGAGGAGGCAATGGTAGTTGTGAAGATGGTGGGATGGATCTGCTGAAGATGTGTGACAATGTCAAGAAGAAAAGTGATACTCCAGATTGGGAAACTCTTATTGCTGCTACGACAGAACTGATCTATGGCTCACCTAGTGAGTCAGAGGCTTTTAGTTGCTTGTTGAAGAGAAGATCTAACTCTGGAGCTCGTGTACGTGGTAGTGGTGTTACAATGTCAACGTCGGAGGAGCCTGTTTCGAGTACTGTTGTAGCCAATAATGAAACTGAGTCCTTTGAT GCGAATTCGATCTTGCATCGTGGTGTGAGAAGACGATGTCTAGACTTTGAGGTTCCAGGGAATAATCAGCAAACATTGGGCGAATCTTCATCAAGTTGTGTAGTACCTAGCATTGGTCTGCATCTTAACGCTATTGCAATGTCCTCTAAGGAAAACAATAATGTTCCTAATGAGTACTCATTGTCCGGTAACGTTAAAGTGGGTTTGCAAAGTTCTACCTCTCTGGTTCTTCACTCGCAGCAAGATGCAGGTCAAGCTGTAGAAGAGTTTCCAAAATCTTTAGCTTTAGTTAAAATGAAGCCAGCAAGCCCGAAGAAGAAAAG GCGTAAGTCTGAACAATCAGGAGAAGGCGAGTCGTCATGTAAACGATGCAACTGCAAAAAATCCAAGTGTTTGAAGCT TTACTGTGAATGCTTTGCTGCTGGAGTTTATTGCATAGAGCCATGTTCATGTATGGATTGCTTTAATAAACCTATCCATGAAGATGTCGTCCTGGCTACTCGCAAACAGATTGAATCACGCAATCCACTTGCATTTGCTCCTAAAGTCATAAGAAACTCAGATTCCATCATTGAAGTTGGT GATGATACAAGCAAAACTCCAGCTTCAGCGCGACACAAACGAGGCTGTAACTGCAAGAAATCAAACTGTTTGAAGAAATATTGTGAATGCTATCAG GGTGGAGTTGGCTGCTCCATAAACTGTAGATGTGAAGGATGTAAAAATGCATTTGGCAGAAAAGATG GATCTTTGTTCGAACAAGATGAGGAAAACGAAGTTTCTGCCAAAAGGGTAACTGCAAAAACACAGCAGAATGTTGAGTTGTTCAATCCTGTTGCTCCACCTTCAACACCAATACCATATAG GCAACCACTGTCTCAACTGGCCATCTCATCCAACAATAGACTACTTCCTCCAGTATCACATTTTAATCATGGAGCTTCTGGATCATCTTCCTCGGGGATATACAACATCAGAAAGCCAGACATGAGTATGGTTTCCCATTCAAGGATTGAGACAATCACAGAAgacattgatgatgatgatatgcaTGAGAATCTTCTACACCATTCTCCAGTGACTAACATGAAAGCTGTAGTGTCTCCCAACAGCAAAAGGGTGTCTTTGCCTCATCTTGATTCATCAGAGGAGACCCCATGGAGAAGAAATGGTGGCAGGAAGCTGATACACTCGATCCCAACGTTTCCTTCTCTCACTCCACACCATTAG